TGCTTCAAAGTTGTCTTTACTGTCAGCAAATCATCATAAAAAGCAGGCTGCTTATAATCTATGCTAAGATGGACAACAGGCAAGTGTACATTGTTGGCTTCCATCCATTTATAGGAAAAACCGAGCTCTCGCAACCATTCTGTCCTGCCCTGCTCTAAGTATTGTGCGTAATTGCCGTAGTAAACCACCCCCATTTGGTCTGTTTCGCCGTAGCGCACTCTAACATGT
The Aequorivita iocasae genome window above contains:
- a CDS encoding acyl-CoA thioesterase translates to MKNTLTHVRVRYGETDQMGVVYYGNYAQYLEQGRTEWLRELGFSYKWMEANNVHLPVVHLSIDYKQPAFYDDLLTVKTTLKQMPNVKIEFYYEIYNESKQLLVTATTVLVFVNSTTKKLVKAPDYLMEKLREE